In the Paenibacillus sp. FSL H7-0357 genome, one interval contains:
- a CDS encoding extracellular solute-binding protein — translation MTAVLCSVLLMSGCGGGNNATVQSTVEPTKEPVAAETAKATETTPAVAVGSTVKPVTFSYYSNYDWDTTEPWGKDSTTAWIRDTLKVNMTPIQSSGAAETKFSTMIASGSLPDVIMMDRGANVERLRQAGMLVALDEYLDQYPNLKNNAGEATLGMLRSDDGKLYQFPNWYTSSPNGNGGWIINRKIYKELGSPKLETYDDLYAYLKQVKEKYSDVIPLEIGAKGRGIDTMYGGFAENKPYLPKANPVGNALESIFEDPIFTENMLYASKLFREKLITQDAFTQTGNQVTEKLATGRVAVFVEGDVVNPGRDANNALRTLDPESGYDIIWPIHKAGLDAKKITPNNYSSLGWNVLVITKKAKDPEAIFSYLDWATGEEGQRILNFGRQGLYWDESDADGVPIQNEAGLNTPQADKDKERIGRFNWVGNTTFIDQTKALMDAQLPEEKQNWTTLSQKKVTWNTSKNFTEFANLDPLPDSEEGTIATAVNDIYQEVFAKALYAKSDDEVRSLLSKANEDAKRAGYGKLLKFQTERWQNNLSKMK, via the coding sequence ATGACGGCTGTGTTGTGTTCGGTGCTGCTGATGTCGGGTTGTGGGGGAGGGAACAATGCAACCGTTCAAAGCACCGTTGAACCGACAAAAGAACCTGTTGCTGCGGAAACTGCCAAAGCTACTGAGACAACGCCTGCCGTAGCGGTAGGAAGCACCGTAAAGCCGGTCACTTTCAGTTACTACAGCAATTACGATTGGGACACTACAGAGCCGTGGGGCAAGGATTCCACAACCGCCTGGATTAGAGATACCCTTAAGGTAAATATGACACCCATCCAGTCCAGCGGTGCCGCAGAAACCAAGTTCAGCACGATGATTGCCTCGGGCAGTCTGCCGGATGTTATTATGATGGATCGTGGTGCCAATGTGGAGCGTTTGCGGCAGGCAGGAATGCTTGTGGCGCTGGATGAATACCTTGATCAATATCCGAATCTGAAAAATAATGCCGGTGAAGCCACGCTGGGCATGCTCCGCTCCGACGACGGCAAGCTTTACCAGTTCCCGAACTGGTATACCTCAAGTCCCAATGGCAATGGCGGGTGGATTATTAACCGGAAGATTTATAAAGAGCTGGGTTCCCCGAAGCTGGAAACCTATGATGACCTGTATGCCTACCTGAAGCAGGTCAAGGAGAAATACAGTGATGTGATCCCGCTGGAGATTGGGGCTAAGGGCCGGGGCATTGATACGATGTATGGCGGCTTTGCCGAGAATAAGCCTTATCTGCCTAAAGCGAATCCGGTGGGAAATGCGCTGGAGTCAATTTTTGAGGATCCGATATTCACCGAGAACATGCTGTACGCCAGCAAGCTGTTCCGCGAGAAGCTGATCACCCAGGATGCGTTCACACAAACGGGCAATCAAGTGACAGAGAAGCTTGCGACGGGCCGGGTTGCTGTATTCGTGGAGGGTGATGTGGTCAATCCGGGCCGGGATGCGAACAACGCGCTGCGGACCCTTGATCCGGAGTCCGGGTACGACATCATCTGGCCGATTCATAAGGCAGGGCTTGACGCGAAGAAGATCACTCCGAACAATTACAGCTCGCTCGGCTGGAATGTGCTTGTGATTACGAAGAAAGCGAAGGACCCGGAAGCGATCTTCTCCTATTTGGACTGGGCAACGGGTGAAGAGGGACAGCGTATCCTGAATTTTGGACGCCAGGGCCTGTACTGGGATGAATCGGATGCTGATGGGGTGCCGATTCAGAATGAGGCCGGGCTGAACACTCCACAGGCTGATAAAGACAAGGAAAGAATCGGCCGTTTCAATTGGGTGGGCAACACCACCTTCATCGATCAGACCAAGGCTTTGATGGATGCGCAGCTGCCGGAAGAGAAACAAAATTGGACGACATTGTCCCAGAAAAAAGTCACATGGAATACTTCGAAGAACTTTACGGAGTTTGCGAATCTGGACCCGCTGCCGGATTCCGAAGAGGGAACGATTGCGACGGCTGTCAACGATATCTATCAGGAGGTTTTTGCTAAAGCGCTGTATGCCAAAAGCGATGACGAGGTGCGCTCCCTCTTAAGCAAAGCCAATGAGGATGCTAAACGTGCCGGCTACGGCAAGCTGCTTAAATTCCAGACGGAAAGATGGCAAAACAACCTCAGCAAGATGAAATAA